The following proteins are co-located in the Manihot esculenta cultivar AM560-2 chromosome 7, M.esculenta_v8, whole genome shotgun sequence genome:
- the LOC110608065 gene encoding auxin-responsive protein SAUR68: MRQKTNKMISTKKLLKLAKKWQKMAAVRRRRITSSQNIGSIDTSSIAEKGHFVVYSTDKKRFLLPLEYLNNEIMRDLFNMAEEEFGLQSEGPLTLTCDADLMEYAISLIRQNATRDVERAWLVSIASNCCSSSLPFQHQATRHQLPICSC, from the exons ATGAGGCAAAAA ACTAACAAGATGATCAGTACCAAGAAACTTCTGAAATTGGCCAAGAAATGGCAGAAGATGGCTGCTGTGAGGCGAAGAAGAATCACATCATCACAAAACATTGGAAGTATAGATACTTCATCAATAGCTGAGAAAGGCCATTTTGTTGTGTACTCCACAGATAAAAAACGTTTCCTTCTTCCCCTGGAATATCTTAACAATGAAATCATGAGAGACCTATTCAACATGGCAGAAGAAGAGTTTGGATTGCAAAGTGAGGGGCCACTCACACTAACTTGCGATGCAGATCTTATGGAATATGCAATTTCTCTGATCAGACAGAACGCTACTAGAGATGtagagagagcatggcttgtgtCCATAGCTAGCAATTGTTGTTCATCATCTTTGCCTTTCCAGCATCAAGCAACAAGACATCAATTACCAATTTGCAGCTGCTAA
- the LOC122723959 gene encoding disease resistance protein RPV1-like gives MDKNDEIKGFELNLILNDYKFLLNSITDIPSPAPLSPAPHSWRFEVFLSFSGQDTRGNFTDHLLSGLLERQVKAYRDDKNLPRGSFISKALLRAIERSKISIIVFSKNYAASRWSLDELVKIIKCRKLLGHIILPVFFDVRPDHVAKQTGPYKKIFRKYEEKYKNNKQKVEKWKDALKTVAEISGWDKENYRSESKLIRIIAKKVVRKLRKAAPTVGNQLVQLNSKVEEMKLKLYEKWEEIGTIKFYGLQWGRKIWDSSKDKKRWQSQHVSEFCLMKWTN, from the exons atggaCAAAAATGATGAAATCAAAGga TTCGAActcaatttgattttgaatgattataaatttttgttaaactCCATAACTGATATTCCTTCTCCGGCTCCTCTATCTCCTGCACCTCATTCATGGAGGTTCGAAGTCTTTCTCAGCTTCAGTGGCCAAGACACCAGAGGTAACTTCACAGACCATCTTCTTTCTGGTCTGCTAGAGAGACAAGTGAAGGCTTACAGGGACGACAAAAACCTACCACGAGGAAGTTTCATTTCAAAAGCACTTCTAAGAGCAATTGAAAGATCGAAAATTTCCATCATCGTCTTCTCCAAGAATTATGCAGCTTCAAGGTGGAGTTTGGATGAGCTTGTGAAGATTATTAAATGTAGAAAGCTCTTGGGTCACATTATTCTCCCAGTTTTCTTCGATGTAAGACCTGATCATGTTGCCAAGCAAACTGGTCCTTACAAGAAAATCTTTCGAAAGTATGAAGAGAAGTACAAGAACAATAAGCAGAAGGTTGAAAAGTGGAAGGATGCTCTTAAGACAGTTGCAGAGATAAGCGGTTGGGACAAGGAAAATTACAG ATCTGAATCAAAGTTGATTAGAATCATAGCAAAAAAAGTAGTACGTAAACTGAGAAAGGCAGCCCCAACTGTTGGCAATCAGCTAGTCCAACTGAATTCTAAAGTGGAGGAAATGAAGCTCAAGCTATACGAGAAGTGGGAAGAAATTGgcacaataaaattttatgggTTGCAATGGGGCAGAAAAATATGGGACAGTTCTAAAGACAAGAAAAGGTGGCAAAGCCAACATGTTAGTGAATTTTGCTTGATGAAGTGGACAAACTAG
- the LOC122723958 gene encoding NAC domain-containing protein 2-like, giving the protein MEQNQNKNKGVAADCSTSSDDVERYFNSLPVGYRFAPSDDELIRYYLLRKINNEHLPPNRIHVVDLYNYSPQQLAGELGYWKPTGTDKTILDGKKPMGFRKSLDYYEGKQRDGTKTNWKMHEYLLHQSLVPSGATARGKKPNAV; this is encoded by the exons ATGGAACAAAATCAGAACAAGAACAAAGGAGTTGCTGCAGATTGCAGTACTAGTAGCGATGACGTTGAGAGATATTTCAACTCGTTGCCTGTTGGGTATCGATTCGCTCCTAGTGATGACGAGCTGATTCGTTATTATTTACTGAGAAAGATCAACAATGAACACTTGCCTCCTAATAGAATTCATGTGGTTGATTTATATAACTATAGCCCTCAACAGCTCGCAG GGGAATTAGGATATTGGAAACCTACAGGAACTGATAAAACAATCCTAGATGGAAAAAAACCTATGGGATTCAGAAAGTCTTTGGATTATTATGAGGGGAAGCAGCGTGATGGAACCAAAACCAACTGGAAAATGCATGAATATCTTCTTCATCAAAGCCTTGTTCCTTCAGGCGCTACGGCTAGAGGCAAAAAACCCAATGCAGTCTAA
- the LOC122723960 gene encoding uncharacterized protein LOC122723960, which yields MNVLHINYEGSINRDKNIFLDVVCFFKELNKENAMRIKKLLFDVPAEKVLVDDFTITIEDNDNLLIHGHRSFNILEIEYEVSPKKTKPNKATMKVEPLPNGHPPTPVSNPQLEVEDAVPKEDFPQQEKNKVPPSLMEKQEKLVPNGILKAPKVELLPQEEVHNEAAMVKPEMELPAQAEEDNSEDTKDTLQEKKQELGDYFNMSLEEIHQANAFNNIEKIVSTLTHNSATLYEKANLQKLMDRFTEFKGSVPDSVTTAERTQAHSISLLMKSIMLKQSLAHVQEQLRSSEAGLSKISKEKEELDIQIQSLISRKEKLIEHKKSTEFQLETTKKTVSTNLSEQKMIDGEIEQAYENWFKAKEKLVLANASWKLFKECIEL from the exons atgAACGTGCTTCATATAAACTATGAAGGATCTATCAACAGAGACAAGAACATATTTCTAGATGTTGTCTGTTTTTTTAAGGAGTTGAACAAAGAGAATGCAATGaggattaaaaaattattgtttgaTGTCCCAGCTGAAAAGGTCCTCGTCGATGACTTTACCATCACTATTGAAGATAATGACAATCTTTTGATACATGGACATAGAAGCTTCAACATTCTG GAAATAGAATATGAGGTGTCCCCAAAAAAGACCAAGCCCAACAAAGCCACAATGAAAGTGGAGCCGCTACCAAATGGTCACCCACCAACGCCAGTCTCCAATCCTCAATTAGAAGTGGAAGATGCTGTTCCCAAAGAAGATTTTCCACAGCAGGAAAAAAATAAG GTTCCTCCATCTCTCATGGAAAAGCAAGAAAAGTTAGTGCCAAATGGGATTTTGAAAGCTCCAAAGGTTGAACTTTTGCCGCAAGAAGAAGTTCACAATGAAGCAGCAATGGTGAAACCAGAAATGGAGCTTCCAGCACAAGCCGAAGAAGATAACTCAGAAGACACAAAG GACACTTTGCAGGAAAAGAAACAAGAATTAGGAGACTACTTCAACATGTCATTAGAAGAAATCCATCAAGCCAATGCCTTTAACAACATCGAGAAAATTGTCAGCACCTTGACTCATAATTCTGCTACTTTATATGAGAAAGCAAACCTGCAAAAGCTTATGGATCGTTTCACAGAGTTCAAAGGGAGTGTTCCTGACTCCGTGACCACTGCAGAGAGAACCCAAGCTCACagcatatctctccttatgaagTCCATAATGCTGAAGCAAAGTCTGGCTCATGTACAAGAACAGCTCCGTTCTTCAGAGGCTGGGCTATCCAAGATAtctaaagaaaaggaagaattaGATATCCAAATTCAGAGTTTGATTTCCAGGAAAGAAAAGCTGATAGAGCATAAGAAGTCCACTGAATTTCAATTGGAAACGACCAAGAAAACCGTATCCACTAATCTGTCAGAACAGAAGATGATAGATGGAGAAATTGAGCAAGCATATGAAAACTGGTTCAAGGCAAAAGAAAAGCTAGTCTTGGCCAACGCAAGCTGGAAATTGTTCAAAGAATGTATCGAGTTATAA
- the LOC122724100 gene encoding auxin-responsive protein SAUR68-like: MISTKKLLKLAKKWQKMAAVRRRRITSSQNIGSIDTSSIAEKGHFVVYSTDKKRFLLPLEYLNNELIRELFSIAEEEFGLQSEGPLTLPCDADLMEYAISLIRQNATRDVERAWLVSIASSGCASSFHFQHHATSHQQPICSF; the protein is encoded by the coding sequence ATGATCAGTACCAAGAAACTCCTGAAATTGGCCAAGAAATGGCAGAAGATGGCTGCTGTCAGGCGAAGAAGAATCACATCATCACAAAACATTGGAAGTATAGATACTTCATCAATAGCTGAGAAAGGCCATTTTGTTGTGTACTCCACAGATAAAAAACGTTTCCTTCTTCCCTTGGAATATCTTAACAATGAATTAATCAGAGAGCTATTCAGTATAGCAGAAGAAGAGTTTGGATTGCAAAGTGAGGGGCCACTCACACTACCTTGCGATGCAGATCTTATGGAATATGCAATTTCTCTGATCAGACAGAACGCTACTAGAGATGtagagagagcatggcttgtgtCCATAGCTAGCAGTGGCTGCGCATCATCTTTCCATTTCCAGCATCACGCAACAAGCCATCAACAACCAATTTGCAGCTTCTGA
- the LOC122724101 gene encoding auxin-responsive protein SAUR68-like, whose amino-acid sequence MISTNKLLKLARKWQKMAAIRRRRITSSQNVGSTDTASVAEKGNFVVYSTDKKRFLLPLEYLNNEIIKELLNMGEEEFGLQSEGPLTLPCDADLMEYAVALLRRSATKDVERALLVFVGTSCCSSSFHFQHQAISHQLPICSF is encoded by the coding sequence ATGATCAGTACCAATAAACTTCTGAAATTGGCCAGGAAATGGCAGAAGATGGCTGCCATCAGGCGAAGAAGAATCACATCCTCACAAAATGTTGGAAGTACAGATACTGCATCAGTAGCTGAGAAAGGCAATTTTGTTGTGTACTCTACTGATAAAAAACGCTTCCTTCTTCCCTTGGAATATCTTAACAATGAAATCATCAAAGAGCTCTTGAACATGGGAGAAGAAGAGTTTGGATTGCAAAGTGAGGGGCCACTCACACTACCATGTGATGCAGACCTTATGGAATATGCAGTTGCTTTGCTTAGACGAAGTGCTACTAAAGATGTGGAAAGAGCATTGCTGGTGTTCGTAGGTACCAGTTGCTGCTCATCTTCTTTCCATTTCCAGCATCAAGCAATAAGCCATCAACTACCAATTTGCAGCTTCTGA
- the LOC110608069 gene encoding auxin-responsive protein SAUR68: MISSNKLLKLARKWQKMAAIRRRRITSSQNVGSTDTASVAEKGHFVVYSTDKKRFLLPLEYLNNEIIKELLNMAEEEFGLQSEGPLTLPCDADLMEYAVALLRRRATKDVERALLVFIGTSCCSSSFHFQHQAISHQLPICSF; the protein is encoded by the coding sequence ATGATCAGTAGCAACAAACTTCTGAAATTGGCCAGGAAATGGCAGAAGATGGCTGCCATCAGGCGAAGAAGAATCACATCCTCACAAAATGTTGGAAGTACAGATACTGCATCAGTAGCTGAGAAAGGCCATTTTGTTGTGTACTCTACTGATAAAAAACGCTTCCTTCTTCCCTTGGAATATCTTAACAATGAAATCATCAAAGAGCTCTTGAACATGGCAGAAGAAGAGTTTGGATTGCAAAGTGAGGGGCCACTCACACTACCATGTGATGCAGACCTTATGGAATATGCAGTTGCTTTGCTTAGACGAAGAGCTACTAAAGATGTGGAAAGAGCATTGCTGGTGTTCATAGGTACCAGTTGCTGCTCATCTTCTTTCCATTTCCAGCATCAAGCCATAAGCCATCAACTACCAATTTGCAGCTTCTGA
- the LOC122723957 gene encoding uncharacterized protein LOC122723957, producing the protein MELPAQAEEDNSEDTKDTLQEKKQELGDYFNMSLEEIHQANAFNNIEKIVSTLTHNSATLYEKANLQKLMDRFTEFKGSVPDSVTTAERTQAHSISLLMKSIMLKQSLAHVQEQLRSSEAGLSKISKEKEELDIQIQSLISRKEKLIEHKKSTEFQLETTKKTVSTNLSEQKMIDGEIEQAYENWFKAKEKLVLANASWKLFKECIEL; encoded by the exons ATGGAGCTTCCAGCACAAGCCGAAGAAGATAACTCAGAAGACACAAAG GACACTTTGCAGGAAAAGAAACAAGAATTAGGAGACTACTTCAACATGTCATTAGAAGAAATCCATCAAGCCAATGCCTTTAACAACATCGAGAAAATTGTCAGCACCTTGACTCATAATTCTGCTACTTTATATGAGAAAGCAAACCTGCAAAAGCTTATGGATCGTTTCACAGAGTTCAAAGGGAGTGTTCCTGACTCCGTGACCACTGCAGAGAGAACCCAAGCTCACagcatatctctccttatgaagTCCATAATGCTGAAGCAAAGTCTGGCTCATGTACAAGAACAGCTCCGTTCTTCAGAGGCTGGGCTATCCAAGATAtctaaagaaaaggaagaattaGATATCCAAATTCAGAGTTTGATTTCCAGGAAAGAAAAGCTGATAGAGCATAAGAAGTCCACTGAATTTCAATTGGAAACGACCAAGAAAACCGTATCCACTAATCTGTCAGAACAGAAGATGATAGATGGAGAAATTGAGCAAGCATATGAAAACTGGTTCAAGGCAAAAGAAAAGCTAGTCTTGGCCAACGCAAGCTGGAAATTGTTCAAAGAATGTATCGAGTTATAA